In a genomic window of Candidatus Marinarcus aquaticus:
- a CDS encoding class I SAM-dependent methyltransferase encodes MIYKYLPYFMFKPLFGDRKKWGLKADFSDEEYIEALKEENVQKFYQDNQKGSIGTTVNHFGFKIMEQIDLTDKVVLEVGPGSIDHLDYNSTKPKKYILADIRKEFLEISQKRLEEYFIEDIETIEVSGIKIGLEDNNVDILITFHQLEHIYELEEYLQELKRILKPNGILIGAVPTEGGVAWGFGRFLTSRRYVKKNMDFDYDKIICWEHPNFVNKIKKLLDENFTNVQSIKNPFGILPMDFNLSWSFIYRNDKK; translated from the coding sequence ATGATATATAAGTATTTACCATATTTTATGTTCAAGCCATTGTTTGGGGATAGAAAAAAATGGGGACTGAAAGCAGATTTTTCTGATGAAGAGTATATTGAGGCATTAAAAGAGGAAAATGTACAAAAATTTTATCAAGATAATCAAAAAGGAAGTATTGGTACAACTGTGAATCATTTTGGTTTTAAAATTATGGAACAGATTGATTTAACGGATAAAGTAGTTCTTGAAGTTGGTCCTGGAAGTATTGATCACTTGGATTACAATTCAACAAAACCCAAAAAATATATTTTAGCAGATATAAGAAAAGAATTTTTAGAAATATCTCAAAAAAGACTTGAAGAATACTTTATTGAGGATATTGAAACTATAGAAGTGAGTGGTATTAAAATAGGATTAGAAGATAATAATGTCGATATACTTATAACTTTTCATCAGTTAGAACATATTTATGAGCTAGAAGAGTATTTACAGGAGTTAAAACGAATATTAAAGCCAAATGGTATTTTAATAGGTGCTGTTCCTACAGAGGGGGGGGTAGCCTGGGGATTCGGAAGATTTCTAACATCAAGACGATATGTGAAGAAAAATATGGATTTTGATTACGATAAAATCATTTGTTGGGAGCATCCAAATTTTGTAAATAAGATTAAAAAACTACTTGATGAAAATTTTACAAATGTTCAGTCTATAAAAAACCCTTTTGGTATATTGCCAATGGACTTTAACCTATCTTGGTCGTTTATTTACAGGAATGATAAAAAGTGA
- a CDS encoding DUF7033 domain-containing protein translates to MITIKTNLKNTNWLKYIIEQFKTINLVNFDIEVIGFEAKARFDNIIYYTDTYIQNSLNIFNSNEILPNGKIEYIKENLYILENTNTQDDNFELNYDIFWNAFVFLSRYEEHLSEKNGKHIYSYSLNHPRVDKSSFDIPIVNILFNELEIFLKNNFPNLDFWDAKKPIIDLSHDVDYINKTFQLRLKQTAFNSFNTIKSILKPEKFLKNLKKTIKFAFSNPSYWCFDYWQNLEKSHNKTSTFYIYVKNESKSFKSWLIDPSYDIKTNTKLQNNLKELYVNGFKIGLHGSYDSAKNFNRLKEEKEILEKTLGIKVTKTRQHWLNYFEAITPKSHSKLFEHDSTLGWNDRIGFRSGCASSYHPYDFENQKGYGYQVIPQIIMDSNVYDYTDDEKIFQKAKDMLTTSKEVSKTTHVSISWHQRVCSSDYKWHKFYEEILDDI, encoded by the coding sequence ATGATAACTATTAAAACAAACCTCAAAAATACAAACTGGCTTAAATATATAATAGAGCAATTTAAAACTATTAATCTAGTTAATTTTGATATAGAAGTTATAGGCTTTGAAGCGAAAGCAAGATTTGATAATATTATATATTATACAGATACTTATATACAAAACTCTCTAAATATATTTAACTCAAATGAAATCTTGCCAAATGGAAAGATAGAATACATAAAAGAAAATTTATATATTTTGGAAAATACTAATACACAAGACGATAATTTTGAATTAAACTATGATATTTTTTGGAATGCATTCGTTTTTTTATCAAGATATGAAGAGCATTTGAGCGAAAAAAATGGTAAACATATATACAGCTATAGCCTAAATCATCCAAGAGTAGATAAATCAAGTTTTGATATACCAATTGTCAATATACTATTTAATGAGTTAGAGATTTTTTTGAAAAATAATTTTCCAAATTTGGATTTTTGGGACGCAAAAAAGCCAATTATTGACTTGTCTCATGATGTTGACTATATAAATAAAACTTTTCAGTTAAGACTTAAGCAAACAGCATTTAATAGTTTTAATACTATTAAATCAATACTAAAACCAGAAAAATTTTTAAAAAATTTAAAAAAAACAATAAAATTTGCATTTTCAAATCCATCATATTGGTGTTTCGATTATTGGCAAAATTTAGAGAAATCACATAATAAAACTTCGACATTTTATATCTATGTAAAAAATGAATCAAAAAGTTTTAAATCGTGGCTTATAGATCCTTCTTATGATATAAAAACTAATACTAAACTTCAAAATAATCTAAAAGAACTCTATGTAAATGGATTTAAAATAGGATTACATGGAAGTTATGATAGTGCAAAGAATTTTAATAGACTAAAAGAAGAAAAAGAGATACTTGAAAAAACTCTTGGGATTAAAGTGACAAAGACTAGACAACATTGGCTAAACTATTTTGAAGCAATCACTCCAAAGTCTCACAGTAAATTATTTGAGCACGATTCTACCCTTGGATGGAATGATAGGATTGGTTTTAGAAGTGGGTGTGCTAGTTCGTATCATCCTTATGATTTTGAAAATCAAAAAGGATATGGGTATCAAGTCATACCACAGATTATAATGGATTCTAATGTATATGACTATACTGATGATGAAAAAATATTTCAAAAAGCCAAAGATATGCTTACTACATCAAAAGAAGTATCAAAAACTACACATGTATCTATATCTTGGCATCAAAGAGTTTGTAGTAGTGATTATAAGTGGCATAAATTTTATGAGGAGATTTTAGATGATATATAA